From the Candidatus Abyssobacteria bacterium SURF_5 genome, the window AACGCATCGGCAAGAATCTTTGCCGCCACGACGGCGCCTTGGCCGCCTCTTCCATGAAACCGAATTTCAATCATTATGTTCCCGGTAAATGCTATCCTGCAGCGAATCGGGTCCCATGGGCAAATGCATGTTCTCCTGGAAAACCATTCGGTTGCGGTCAACTCTCCGGATAGATAACCACCACGGCGCGAGGTTTCCTGTCGCCCTTGCCGATAAACGCATGGGGCATACTTGAATCGAAATACAGGCTGTCTCCCTCGTGCAGGCGAACCACCTCGTCGTCGGCGTGAAATTCGATCTCGCCGTCAAGGACATACATGAACTCCTCTCCTCGATGGCTGACCGGCGGCACCTGCTCGTCGATATCTATATCGAATTCAACCAGGAACGGCTCCATATGTCGTTCCGCAAGCCGGAACGAGAGCGACTCATACGAGTAACTCAGCGGCGACTTCTCCGGCGTGGGCCGGCGCGCCACCCGCTTATGGTCCCCCTTGCGGACCACCTCGTACCGCTTCGGCGGAGCGACATCCGAAAAAAAATCGCCGATATGCACGTTCAGTGCATTGGCGAGTTTCAGGAGCGTCGCAACCGGCGGCGTTACCGCCTCGCTCTCGATCTGCGAAAGCACGATGGCGGTAAGCCCCGCCCGTTCAGCCGCCTCCGTCACGGACAACTTTTTGGCTTCCCGCAACGTCCGAATTTTTGCGCCAAGCCGCAATTCCTTTGCGCCACTCTCTTGTCGGGGCATACGTACGACCTCCCAAAAGCTTATCGCAGTTTCCTTCATTATACCACCGCAAGTCATGATTCATCAACCGTTTTTCGCCCAGCGATTCCGCAAACCGGGTGGGGAATTCCCACATAAGTTCTTGAGTTGCCTTAAGTAATCCCACCAGCAGATTTCTTGAGCAAAGTCGCGATCAA encodes:
- a CDS encoding cupin domain-containing protein; amino-acid sequence: MTCGGIMKETAISFWEVVRMPRQESGAKELRLGAKIRTLREAKKLSVTEAAERAGLTAIVLSQIESEAVTPPVATLLKLANALNVHIGDFFSDVAPPKRYEVVRKGDHKRVARRPTPEKSPLSYSYESLSFRLAERHMEPFLVEFDIDIDEQVPPVSHRGEEFMYVLDGEIEFHADDEVVRLHEGDSLYFDSSMPHAFIGKGDRKPRAVVVIYPES